In the genome of Candidatus Saganbacteria bacterium, the window ATTATTGCAAAAGATGGTTTGTTTAAAAAATATAAAATAGGGAGCAAATAGAATGATGCTAGTTACTGGCGCAAATGGGATGGTCGGGTCTTATGTGCCGCAAGTTTTCAAAGGAGAGGATTTTATTTTGACCGATCTCCCCGAAATGGATGTAACAAATCGTGTCAAGGTATTTGGTCTAATCGGAGAATATAAGCCGGATATTGTTTTGCATTTGGCCGCGGAAACTGATGTTGATAAATGTGAAAAGGAAATCGACCATGCTTTTCGTGTAAATGCGATTGGCACACAGAATGTCGCACTTGCTTGCCAAAAGTATAAGGCTGTTTTGGTTTATATAAGCACGGGTGGCGTGTTCGATGGACTTGCTAGACAAGTTCATACTGAATACGATCAACCAGCCCCGCTAAATATATACAGCAAAGCAAAATACGCGGGTGAGCTTGTTGTTAAAGACTTGTTGAGGGAATATTATATTTTTCGTGCGGGATGGATGATCGGCGGCGGAGAGGCGAAGGATAAGAAATTTGTTGGAAAGATAATAGAATTATGCAAGACCTGCAAAGAGATTGAAGCTGTTGATGATAAATTTGGCAACCCAACTTTTGCCAATGATTTTGTCTCCGGTATAAAAAAAATAATTCAAACAGGGAATTATGGGTTATATCACCTTGTCAATACGGGCGTTTGCAGCAGATATGAAATTGCAGTTGAAATCGTAAAGATCTTAGGCGTGGATGTAATGGTTAAGCCGGTAAGTTCTGATCGTTTTCCTTTGCCTGCGCCTCGTTCAGCATCAGAAGCTATGAGCAATTTTAAACTAGATTTAATGGGCATCAATCCAATGCGGGATTGGAAGCAAGCCCTCGCTAACTACGTTTCCGAATGGCGGGAGTCGAGGAACTTTCGATTATAAGATGTTTTTTTCTGTAATTATCCCTTTATATAATGGTGAAAAGCATATTGAAAAGACGCTTGATTGCGTGAAGGGCCAAACTTATCAAGATTATGAGATCATTATCTGCGATGACGGGTCAATGGATCATTCCGGTGAAATAGTTAAATCTTATATGGAAGATCATTTACAGCTGGAAATTAAGTATATTCGGCAAGAAAATAAAGGCCTTGGTGGAGCAAGAAACAGCGCTATACGAATGGCCAAAGGGGATGTTTTGGCATTAATTGATCAGGATGATATTTGGTATTCAGACAAACTCTATGAGGTTAACAAGATTTTTAATGACAATCCTTCGATTGATTACGTTGGCCACAATGAAGCAATTAAAAAGAACGATATGGTTGTTGGCATATCCTCTTATGGGCCGATCGGCAGGGATTTTTTCCGCCAATTGCTTTTTGATAGGAACTGTCTCTCAACTTCTGCCAGTTGTTTTAAAAAAGACGTAATAAAGAGAATTGGTTATTTCACCGAAGATAGAGAGAGGGAACATTTTGTCGAAGATTATGACCTATGGCTTCGAATGGCTGCGAGTGGCTGCAATTTTTATATGATCGAAAAAATTCTTGGCGAATATGTTCTCCATAATGATAATTGTTCAACTAACAGCCCGAATGTTATGTCCGATCATGAGGCTAATGTTTTGCAAAAACATTGGTATAACTATGAGAATAAAAGATCATTTGATAATTTTAGGTATCGCTTAAGGATGGCAAAACTTTATATGGCGGCCGCTATTAATTGTAGGATTTGCAATAAATGGGATCTCGTCTTTCATTATGGCAATAAAGCCCTCCTAGCCAACCCTTTAATTGTATTTGTATTATTAAAGTTGATACCAAAAAGCCTATCCAGATTATTTTTCCCCGTCAAATTATTATGAAAAGCGAAATTATTAGGTTTTATGATGATTTTATCGAACTTGGCAGTATTTGGGATGAATTGCTTCAGCAATGCCAAAATAACACGATTTTCCTGACTTTTGAATGGCTTTTGGCATGGTGGGAAGATTATGGGGCTGGGCACAAATTGTTTATTATTATTATTAGAAACGATAAGAATATTATTGCAATTGCTCCATTTATGATAACAAAGGAAAGAAAACTCCAATTCATTGGCCATGATGTGTCAGATTATCTTGACATAATAATTGCCGACGAAAAAGAAAAATGTTTTGAGCTCATTTTTGAAACATTGAAACGTTTTGGGAATGAGTGGGATTGGGCGGAATTTGTTTATATCCCGCAAGACTCACCATTCTTTGGTCTTTGGGAAAAAAATTTGAAAAAATTAAAAACAATTCAATATGAAATTAAACTTGATTGTTTTTCAATTGTTCTTGATTTGTATAAAAATGGAGGAAATTGGGAATCACTCGAAAAAACATTGCCGCCAAAGCGCCGAAATGACCTAAAGCGTTGTTCCCGGCTATTAAATGAAATGGGAAAACTTTCGTTTCACCGGCTTTCTAAGTTTAAAGAAATCGAAGCTGCCTTCGCTTATTTCGCTAGCAACCACAAAAGGCGTTGGAAGGAGGCCGGTCAAGGGAGCCAGTTTGACAGTGATTTGCAAAATAAACATTATCTAAATACTGCCCGTATGCTTGCCCCAAAAGGTTGGGTCGAGCTTTCTTGTATTATGATAGATGGAGAATATGTAGCAATGGCTTTTGGCTATATATACGAAGGGCGATATTATTACTACACTCCCACTTTTAACCCGGATTATTGGAAGTGCTCTCCGGGAAATGTTTTGATTAAATATTTGATTGAATCTTTTTATCAGGAAGGAAAGATTAAGGTGTTTGATATGTTGCGTGGCCAAGAGAAATATAAATATTCTTGGGCAAAAGATGAGCGCCCCCTTTATCGTATTACTATCTACCCCAGAAAACTCCTCTCGTTGTTCATTTATTTTAGAAATTCTACAGTATCAATAGCTTTGCCAAGGCTTCAGAAATTCCCGTTTCTAAGAAAAATAAAGCATACACTGCTTCGATTGAGTGGAAAATGAATATTATTCCATATTTGATGCCCAGGGATATTTTAGGAATAAGACGCAGCATTAGCCCGTTTCCATGGTCAAATACGATTATTTATTATTCAAGCGGGCGAGCGGCCTTGCTTAATGGCGTTAAGTTGTTAGCTTCAAGTAATGACAAAACTAGAGAATTACTCGTTCCTTCTTTCATATGCGAAGAAGCTCTTTGGCCATTACGAGACGCAGGCTTCAAGATCAATTATTATTCAATTGATGATAAATTTGGCTTCTCTTTAGAAGAAATTGAATCGAAGATAAATGCGAACACTCTAGCTGTTATGATCGTGCATTATTTCGGCATCCAGGTCGATTTGGATGGATTAAAGGATTTGTGCATCAATAAAGGGATCTATTTGATCGAAGATTGCGCCCATAGTTTTTGCGGGGAAAAAACAGGCACAATTGCAGACATTAGTTTTTTCAGTATCAGAAAATTCATTCCGGTACATGACGGCGGAGCGCTGGTTGTTAATAACATTATATTTCAGCCAAAAATTAATCAAATAAGAAGTACTCGAAATCTGGGGAATGGCAATATGCTTAAGCTTGTAATGCGCTCAATCTTGAATTTGTTGAGGGGTCGACTACGGATCAATAATATAGAGGTTGCTCAAAAGCTTTCAATTGAAATGCTTTGTCCTCGGGCTGATAATAATACAGAACGAGCCGGTTTTAAGCCGAAAGAAGGAATGTCAGATCTCTCAAGAGTGATTTTATCGCGGCAGGATCTAAAAAATATCCGCTACAAGCGGCGGGAAAATTATAACGACCTTGCAAATAAATTGAAAAACATGCGTGGGATAGTTATTCCTTTTCCAATTGCTAAGGATGGTTGGTCTCCGTATGTTTTGCCGGTATTTGTTGAAGGCAAGAAACAGTTGACCGTACTAAAGGCCCTGATTTCAAATGGTATTATTGCAAGCGATTGGCCTACTTTGCCAAATGATCTGTCAGGTAGTGAAAAAGAATCCGCTTATCAACTTATGGGACGCATAATTCTTCTTCCGGTTCATCAGCGTCTTAGTAAAAATGCACCACGCGAAATTTCGAGAATCTTTATTGAGGCACTTAAATGAGGCAGATATCCAAAAAAATTCTTTCTTTTTTTCTTTCCAAAGATATTGCGATCTGGTTTTATCTCAAACTGAAAAAGAAGCGTTTGAGGATAATCCTGTACCATGGAATTTCCGATTCTACAGATGAATTGAGGTCGTCGCAGGTTATAAGATCTATTGTATTCGAAAAACAATTGGCGTATTTGAAAAACCACTATAATATTGTCCCATTGATCAATGCAATTTCGGGCGGCAATGCAATAGGGAATGACTTAACGATTACATTTGACGATGGTTATGAAAATGTTCTTGAGATCGCTTCTCCATTATTACTTAAATATGGGATGACGGCTTCAGTTTATGTCAATCCAAAGCTTATTGATCAGACGGAAGCCGGAGAATATAAACCGGCATGGTGGGATATTATTGATAACTTGTTCAATGAAACGACTGCAGGACAATTTACAGAAGTTTTTGAAAAATTTGATATTGGTTTCCGGCGTGAAAAGAGTCTGGCAAAGATCAAGATTGCTATGGAAGAAACACTTAAAGAACTGCCAGCCGCTATAAGTGCGCGCATTGCCGAAGAGTTGCAGTGCCGGTTCTCTAGCCAGATGAAAGAAAAAGCTTTTCCCAGATTAATGACATGGGGGCAGTTGCAACAATTAAGCAATAAAGGATTCGAGATCGGAGCTCACACGATGTCTCATTTGTCGGTGGCATCATTACCTGAAGAAAAATATGAATATGAATTGGTAGAGTGTAAAAAAACTATAGAATCGCGGCTTGGTATCAAAGTTGAGTCGTTTGCATTTCCCTATGGAGGAGATAAGCATTTCAATTTTAATTCTCTTAAAGTTTTAAAAGATGCCGGATATTTATGTGCTTTGCTTGTCTCGGGTAGCGCGGATGATCAATTTTGTTTAAGTAGAATTTCAATACATAAAAATGATGATTTTCAAATGTTCAAAATTAAAGTTGCAGGTATTTATGAAGACTTCGCTTCTATTTATAGAAAAATTAATAATATATGGAAAAGAAATTGAAAATTGCTTTTATTGGTTGGGCAAATAGCCAGCATGTGAAAAGCTGGGTTCAATGGTTTGCTGGCAGGGGGCATGAAGTACATTTGATATCTAATATTTATGAGGAAATTGAAGGGGTTATAGTCCATTCTTTACAAAACAAGATTTCATTGTCAACAGATATGGCTTCAAATTCATCTCAAGGAAGCAATTTCTTCGTTAATTTAATTAGATGGGTGAAGTTTAATTATTTGAGTTATATTAAATATCCATTTTATATTATAAAGACTAGACTATTGCTTAAGCAGATCAAGCCAGACATTTTACAGGGGTTTTATATTGGTTTTGCTGGATATATCGGGGCATTTACCGGATTTCATCCGTTTATGGTTTTTACCGGAGGGCCGGAATTGCTTTTTTTCCCAAAGAAATCCCTGTTCCATCGTATCTGGACAAAATTTGCCCTGAAAAGGGTAGATTTTCTAACACACACGTCCGAGGAGGCGAATGAAGCAGCTGTTCAGCTTGGCATGGCTCCGAATAAATCAAAATTTATGCATATTGGTATTGATCTTAGAACTTTTAACCCCCATGTTGATCCAGGCGATTTAAAGGATAGATTGGGGATTGCTGGTCATCCTATGGTTCTAAGCACACGTGGGTTGTACGATGCTTACTATAACATTACAGGCCTGATTAAGGCCTTTTCAGTTGTGGTTAAGAGGAGGCCGGAAACACGCTTGGTAATGAAATACTATTCCGCGCTTGAAAAGGAAAAATTTGTTAGATTAGCCCAAAACCTTGGTATTTATGATAAAATTGTATGGGTAGAGAAGGTAGATTACAAAGATATGGCAAAGTTCTACCGCGCAGCCGATGTCTATGTTTCCCTTTCTTATACCGATTCCGGAGCTGTTTCTATGCTCGAAGCTATGGCTTGTGGTTGCGTGCCGGTTGTTTCCGATCTCAAGAATATGAAAGAGTGGATTGAAGATGGGAAGAACGGCTTTATTAGTGATCCGGATAATGCATTTGCCGCGGCTAATTCTATCATAAAAATTATTGAAAGTGGTGAAACTAAAAAGGTTTTTGGGGAAAGGAATGTCGATATTATTAAAGCAAGAGCTGATCAGGAGCGATTATTTATTGCTCTTGAAGAGAAATCATATGAATTGGCAGGTAATAAAAAATGAAAAGTAAAAAAGCGTTTGTTTTGGCGGGAGGATTGGGGACAAGGTTAAGGCCTTTAACTTTTGCAATTCCCAAGCCCCTTATCCCGGTTAGGGAAAGGCCAATAATTGACTATATTATTACTAGATTGGTTAAATTTGGTTTTACTGAAATATTTGTTTCTCTCAATTATCAGGCGGAATTGATAAGGCATTACTTGGCGAGTAAAGAATGCAAAGGGATCAAAATAACTTGTTTTGAAGAGGACTCTTCCTTGGGGACTGCCGGGCCTCTTTCGTTTTTGAGAAAAAAAGATATTAGGCTTGCGGATGACGAATCAGTAATGGTTATCAATGGCGACATATTAACTGATCTTGATTTCGGCAGATTTTCAAAAAAGCACATAAAAGATGGCGCAGCTATTACGGTAGCTATGATTAACTATGAATACCAATTGAGCCTGGGGGTTCTTGAGCTTGATCCCCATGATCGTATAATTGGCATTTCGGAAAAACCAAAATTTTCATATAATGTCAGCGCCGGAATATATCTTGTCAAGCATAGTGCGATCGATCTTGTTCCTTTTAATCGATACACTATGCCTGAATTGATATGCAATGCTCGAAAGAAAGGTTTGCTGGTAAATGGATATTTGATCAAAGAACACTGGTTGGCAATTGAGCAGATAAAACAGCTCGAAGAGGCAAGTTTAGTAAAAAAAGGTGATTGGATATCAAAGCTTTAGAGAGGAATATTAGATGGAATTAAAAGATAAAAAAGTTATTGTTACTGGTGGAGATGGTTTTGTAGGAAGCCATTTAGTTGAAGAATTGGTTAAATTGGGTGCGGATGTGACCGCATTTGTATTGTATAATTCGCAAAATAAGATCGGGAATCTCGAATATTTGCCAAAAGATATTCTTGGGCAAGTTAAAACTTTTAATGGTGATATCGTGGATTCAGGCGCTGTTAAAGATGCCATAAAAGGGCAGGATGTTGTTTTTCACTTGGCGGCATTGATTGCGATCCCATATTCCTATTTGGCGCCGGAGGCTTATGTAATGACCAATGTTCTTGGAACTCTGCATGTATTGCAGGCATGCCGAGAATTTGGCGTACAAAAGATTGTACATACTTCAACGAGCGAAACTTACGGCACCGCTCAGTATACTCCAATCGATGAAAAGCATCCCATCCAGGCGCAATCGCCTTATTCGGCAACCAAGATTGGCGCGGATAAATTGGCTGAAAGCTATTATTGTTCCTTCAATCTTCCAGTAGCCACAATTCGACCTTTTAACACTTACGGTCCCAGGCAATCAGCTCGCGCAATTATCCCGACGGTAATTTGCCAAGCATTGGCCGGCAAAAAGGAGATTAAACTTGGCGCACTTTCACCTATACGGGATATGAATTATGTAAAAGATTCTGTTGCGGGATATATCAAGATCGCTGAATCAGATGCGACCGTTGGACAAGTTATCAATATCGGCTCGGGCCGGGGAGTGACGATTGGGGATTTGGCCCAAAAAATACTCAATCTTACAGGAAGTTCGGCGAGGATCATAAGTGATGAAACCCGTATTCGTCCGGATAAAAGTGAAGTTAAACAGCTTCTCTGCGATTTCACGAAGGCGAATAAGCTTTTCGGGTATGAGCCTTTGCATGCTCTTGAGCAAGGGTTAAGAGAAAGCATCAAATTTATAGAAGAACATTTGGATCTATATCGCCCAGATGAATACACGATATAAATCATGGAGAATGTCGTTTTATTGTTATCAATTATATTTTTTTATTATGTAATGAGAAAAAAGAAGATTCCTATTGTTTCGCTTTACGGCATTTTTGGGTTGCAATGGTTTTACTATTTGTTGTTTCCTTTTCTTTCGGTGAATAATTTTATACCCGCACCTTTTCCGACGGGGACACCTTTGAATCACGATGTTCGCGTTGTAAGCTATTTTTTGTTGTTTAATGCTATCTTTATGCTTATATTTTCCTTCATCTTTTTAGTTATTTTCAAGCCAAATGATACAATAAAGAAAGAGGTTTCTGCAAAAGATGAAAAATATAAGACAGCTTTGTTTTTCATTTTATTATTGCTGGATATTTTCTTAATATATATCGGTTATAAATATAGATATTCATATGTTGCAGTGGTGCATACAATCCACGCCAATCTGAGAAATATTTTTGTCGGGTTATTTGCTTTTTATATGATGATTGAGACTAGACGGCTAAAGATATATTTTCTTTATTTTCTTTTTATTGTTGCGACATTTTTTCTTGGCAGCCGAATCTTTTTGGCAATAATCACCGCCATTCTATTTGTTTATTTGTTCGACGTGGGCGTAATCGATCTTAAAAAAGGGGTGGCTTTGTTGTTGGTTGCGATTACTGCTTTTTCGTTGATTGGCGTTGTGAGGGTGGGATTCTATTCTATAGAAAAGATCTCCTATTATTTGTGGCATCCGTTGATCCTAGAAAGTTTGTACTCGGGGTATTCGGGTTTGGCTTTGACTGAAATGTGGCTGGATGGAAAGATAAAATATTATAATTATTTTGGCAGCTATTATATTGATCCATTAATGATTTTTGTGCCTCAAATGGTTTTTATTGGAGCGGGTATTCCTAAGGCGAGCTATAATGTTTTAGGAAAATGGGAAGAAGATCATGGGGGGCGAGATAAAATATCTCCAAAAGGCTCTTATTATTACCTTGCCGAGGCGATTGAGGCAGCAGGTTTCTGGGGAATTATCCTGGTTTCTACGGGCTTTGCAGTAATTTGCGCAAAGATGGAAAAATTACGAGCTGGAAACATTTTTAATCGATTTATTTATTATAGCTTTTTTGGGGCTTTTGGGTTTGGTTTTGTAAAAGCTCAGTTTTCTTGGTGTGCAAGATATTTTATACAAAACATCTTCACGCTGGCGCTCTTTTTCTTGATGTATAAGGTTTTCTACGATGTGGCAAAAAATGTGCGCGATCAATCGAATGGAAAAATTTCAGGACAAACAATTGTATAGGGGGATGTTTTTTGTGGTTGATTTTGTGCGTAGCGCGGTTTTGCTTTTCATGGCTACGGCCCTTTTTATAGCAAAGTCTTTTTGGTTATTGCGCTTAGTTGCTTGTGGGGGCGACATATCATGAGCGAAAAATTAGATTGCTTGTTGATCTCACCGCCAATCCATCATAAAGATAATGATAATATTTGGAAAGGAATAGATTCGAATTTTCCTCCGCTGGGATTGGCCGATATGGCTGGCTATATAAGAGATAAAAACTACAGCGTAAGCATATTGGACTGTAACGTGGAATGCTCTTCTGTTGAATCTTTCGGATCTTTGTTTAAAAAGGAATTTGTTGATAAATATGTGTCAATTAAAATCATTGGATTGACAACCTTGACTTGCAATATAAAAAAAGCTTATGGTGTCGCACAAATTTGCAAAAAATATTATCCAGATGCCATTTTTGTCTTTGGTGGAGTGCATGCGACCTTTGTAGCTGATGAGGTAATAAGAAATGATCTAGTTGATATCGTTGTTTGTGGAGAAGGCGAAAACACTTTACATGAATTGGTCGCAGGCAAGGATTTGGAAATGATTAATGGGATTATATTTAAGAAAAAAATAAATGGCAAGCAGGAAATAGTAAAGAATCCATCTAGGCAAAGAATTACCGATTTGAATTCTCTTCCAATGCCTGCCTATGATTTGCTCCCGATATCTAAATATAAACCTGCCAAAGGATCATATAAACGTTTACCAGCCATGAGCATGATGACATCTAGGGGATGCCCGGGCAAATGTTCTTTTTGCAGTAAAACCCTGGGGAATAGACTTGTATTTAAGTCGGCCGAGAAGATTTTTCGAGAAATAAATTATTTAATTCAAAATTATGGCATTAAACAAATACTTTTTTATGATGACACATTTACCGCATTCAGAAAAAACGTCATGGAAT includes:
- the rfbD gene encoding dTDP-4-dehydrorhamnose reductase; amino-acid sequence: MMLVTGANGMVGSYVPQVFKGEDFILTDLPEMDVTNRVKVFGLIGEYKPDIVLHLAAETDVDKCEKEIDHAFRVNAIGTQNVALACQKYKAVLVYISTGGVFDGLARQVHTEYDQPAPLNIYSKAKYAGELVVKDLLREYYIFRAGWMIGGGEAKDKKFVGKIIELCKTCKEIEAVDDKFGNPTFANDFVSGIKKIIQTGNYGLYHLVNTGVCSRYEIAVEIVKILGVDVMVKPVSSDRFPLPAPRSASEAMSNFKLDLMGINPMRDWKQALANYVSEWRESRNFRL
- a CDS encoding glycosyltransferase; the protein is MFFSVIIPLYNGEKHIEKTLDCVKGQTYQDYEIIICDDGSMDHSGEIVKSYMEDHLQLEIKYIRQENKGLGGARNSAIRMAKGDVLALIDQDDIWYSDKLYEVNKIFNDNPSIDYVGHNEAIKKNDMVVGISSYGPIGRDFFRQLLFDRNCLSTSASCFKKDVIKRIGYFTEDREREHFVEDYDLWLRMAASGCNFYMIEKILGEYVLHNDNCSTNSPNVMSDHEANVLQKHWYNYENKRSFDNFRYRLRMAKLYMAAAINCRICNKWDLVFHYGNKALLANPLIVFVLLKLIPKSLSRLFFPVKLL
- a CDS encoding GNAT family N-acetyltransferase, translating into MKSEIIRFYDDFIELGSIWDELLQQCQNNTIFLTFEWLLAWWEDYGAGHKLFIIIIRNDKNIIAIAPFMITKERKLQFIGHDVSDYLDIIIADEKEKCFELIFETLKRFGNEWDWAEFVYIPQDSPFFGLWEKNLKKLKTIQYEIKLDCFSIVLDLYKNGGNWESLEKTLPPKRRNDLKRCSRLLNEMGKLSFHRLSKFKEIEAAFAYFASNHKRRWKEAGQGSQFDSDLQNKHYLNTARMLAPKGWVELSCIMIDGEYVAMAFGYIYEGRYYYYTPTFNPDYWKCSPGNVLIKYLIESFYQEGKIKVFDMLRGQEKYKYSWAKDERPLYRITIYPRKLLSLFIYFRNSTVSIALPRLQKFPFLRKIKHTLLRLSGK
- a CDS encoding DegT/DnrJ/EryC1/StrS family aminotransferase, which encodes MNIIPYLMPRDILGIRRSISPFPWSNTIIYYSSGRAALLNGVKLLASSNDKTRELLVPSFICEEALWPLRDAGFKINYYSIDDKFGFSLEEIESKINANTLAVMIVHYFGIQVDLDGLKDLCINKGIYLIEDCAHSFCGEKTGTIADISFFSIRKFIPVHDGGALVVNNIIFQPKINQIRSTRNLGNGNMLKLVMRSILNLLRGRLRINNIEVAQKLSIEMLCPRADNNTERAGFKPKEGMSDLSRVILSRQDLKNIRYKRRENYNDLANKLKNMRGIVIPFPIAKDGWSPYVLPVFVEGKKQLTVLKALISNGIIASDWPTLPNDLSGSEKESAYQLMGRIILLPVHQRLSKNAPREISRIFIEALK
- a CDS encoding polysaccharide deacetylase family protein, with the translated sequence MINAISGGNAIGNDLTITFDDGYENVLEIASPLLLKYGMTASVYVNPKLIDQTEAGEYKPAWWDIIDNLFNETTAGQFTEVFEKFDIGFRREKSLAKIKIAMEETLKELPAAISARIAEELQCRFSSQMKEKAFPRLMTWGQLQQLSNKGFEIGAHTMSHLSVASLPEEKYEYELVECKKTIESRLGIKVESFAFPYGGDKHFNFNSLKVLKDAGYLCALLVSGSADDQFCLSRISIHKNDDFQMFKIKVAGIYEDFASIYRKINNIWKRN
- a CDS encoding glycosyltransferase family 4 protein, with product MEKKLKIAFIGWANSQHVKSWVQWFAGRGHEVHLISNIYEEIEGVIVHSLQNKISLSTDMASNSSQGSNFFVNLIRWVKFNYLSYIKYPFYIIKTRLLLKQIKPDILQGFYIGFAGYIGAFTGFHPFMVFTGGPELLFFPKKSLFHRIWTKFALKRVDFLTHTSEEANEAAVQLGMAPNKSKFMHIGIDLRTFNPHVDPGDLKDRLGIAGHPMVLSTRGLYDAYYNITGLIKAFSVVVKRRPETRLVMKYYSALEKEKFVRLAQNLGIYDKIVWVEKVDYKDMAKFYRAADVYVSLSYTDSGAVSMLEAMACGCVPVVSDLKNMKEWIEDGKNGFISDPDNAFAAANSIIKIIESGETKKVFGERNVDIIKARADQERLFIALEEKSYELAGNKK
- a CDS encoding NTP transferase domain-containing protein → MKSKKAFVLAGGLGTRLRPLTFAIPKPLIPVRERPIIDYIITRLVKFGFTEIFVSLNYQAELIRHYLASKECKGIKITCFEEDSSLGTAGPLSFLRKKDIRLADDESVMVINGDILTDLDFGRFSKKHIKDGAAITVAMINYEYQLSLGVLELDPHDRIIGISEKPKFSYNVSAGIYLVKHSAIDLVPFNRYTMPELICNARKKGLLVNGYLIKEHWLAIEQIKQLEEASLVKKGDWISKL
- a CDS encoding GDP-mannose 4,6-dehydratase yields the protein MELKDKKVIVTGGDGFVGSHLVEELVKLGADVTAFVLYNSQNKIGNLEYLPKDILGQVKTFNGDIVDSGAVKDAIKGQDVVFHLAALIAIPYSYLAPEAYVMTNVLGTLHVLQACREFGVQKIVHTSTSETYGTAQYTPIDEKHPIQAQSPYSATKIGADKLAESYYCSFNLPVATIRPFNTYGPRQSARAIIPTVICQALAGKKEIKLGALSPIRDMNYVKDSVAGYIKIAESDATVGQVINIGSGRGVTIGDLAQKILNLTGSSARIISDETRIRPDKSEVKQLLCDFTKANKLFGYEPLHALEQGLRESIKFIEEHLDLYRPDEYTI
- a CDS encoding radical SAM protein, with protein sequence MSEKLDCLLISPPIHHKDNDNIWKGIDSNFPPLGLADMAGYIRDKNYSVSILDCNVECSSVESFGSLFKKEFVDKYVSIKIIGLTTLTCNIKKAYGVAQICKKYYPDAIFVFGGVHATFVADEVIRNDLVDIVVCGEGENTLHELVAGKDLEMINGIIFKKKINGKQEIVKNPSRQRITDLNSLPMPAYDLLPISKYKPAKGSYKRLPAMSMMTSRGCPGKCSFCSKTLGNRLVFKSAEKIFREINYLIQNYGIKQILFYDDTFTAFRKNVMELCDLIVENKTDISWTCFARVDFVDLGMLEKMKQAGCHQIMYGVESIDENVLRKINKKTNINQVVNASKWTKQAGIECRVAFMVGNPGDDEEIIKKNIRFVNKLNPDILIVNITTPFPGTEMFAWAKENNLILTYDWDDYNLAKPVMRLKNLTSDQIKALYKLMYQSFYFRPAFILRKLFRIRSLSDIKILLSGLKAVFSLFQPKGGTARG